A portion of the Candidatus Binataceae bacterium genome contains these proteins:
- a CDS encoding YIP1 family protein: MVDALIGVVQNPWVGMWMSPRETIRRIVDHDPTYHVLTLGALAGGLAMLDAALAASVGTPPVVLPGWFISYLPICALLSPFVGGALGIAAVYLSGLLFLWAGRALGGVADAREVRAAAAWAGVPQICFGVAMLAALLGNGVMQALFPSLPPADPRVAAEAAREFTAGKGVAALVSLWSLVALVHALAEVHGFSAWRALGAFIAVLAIFALLALGFHAAIA; this comes from the coding sequence ATGGTCGATGCTCTGATCGGCGTCGTGCAAAATCCGTGGGTCGGGATGTGGATGAGTCCGCGGGAGACGATCCGCAGAATCGTCGATCACGACCCGACCTATCACGTGCTCACGCTGGGCGCGCTCGCGGGTGGGCTGGCGATGCTCGACGCGGCGCTCGCCGCTTCGGTCGGCACGCCGCCGGTGGTGCTGCCGGGATGGTTCATTTCTTACCTGCCGATCTGCGCGCTGCTCAGCCCGTTCGTCGGCGGGGCGCTGGGAATCGCCGCAGTGTACCTGAGCGGGTTACTGTTCCTGTGGGCGGGACGCGCGCTGGGCGGCGTGGCCGACGCGCGCGAGGTGCGCGCGGCGGCGGCCTGGGCGGGGGTACCGCAGATCTGCTTTGGGGTCGCGATGCTCGCAGCGTTGCTGGGCAACGGCGTGATGCAGGCGTTGTTCCCCTCGTTACCGCCCGCCGATCCGCGCGTGGCCGCCGAGGCGGCGAGAGAGTTTACCGCGGGCAAGGGAGTCGCGGCGCTCGTCTCGCTATGGTCGCTGGTCGCCCTTGTGCACGCGCTCGCTGAGGTGCACGGCTTCTCCGCGTGGCGCGCTCTCGGCGCGTTCATCGCGGTGCTCGCGATCTTCGCGCTACTCGCGCTGGGCTTCCACGCGGCGATTGCCTAG